A stretch of Lactuca sativa cultivar Salinas chromosome 6, Lsat_Salinas_v11, whole genome shotgun sequence DNA encodes these proteins:
- the LOC111903333 gene encoding uncharacterized protein LOC111903333, translating into MAAAHVNTRRQRVGFRGVFLFIFFVFLDLASLSCAARQPPTSSQNLKVHKHLKRLNKPPVKTIQSPDGDTIDCVPISHQPAFDHPFLKDHKIQMRPNYHPEGLYDENKMNTESKQRENPIHQLWHVNGMCDEGTIPIRRTKEDDVMRASSVKRYGKKQHKSIPKPRNLPKSADLGLDNESGHQHAIAYVEGDKYYGAKATMNVWEPKIQQSNEFSLSQIWILGGSFGQDLNSIEAGWQVSPDLYGDNNTRLFTYWTSDAYQATGCYNLLCSGFIQINSNIAMGASISPVSGFRNSQYDISILVWKDQKEGNWWMQFGNGYVLGYWPSFLFSYLADSASMIEWGGEVVNSEPNGHHTSTQMGSGRFPEEGFGKSSYFRNIQVVDKENNLKTPKNLGTFTEQSNCYDVQTGSNSDWGHYFYYGGPGKNPNCP; encoded by the exons ATGGCCGCCGCGCACGTTAACACAAGAAGGCAGAGAGTAGGTTTTAGGGGAGTtttcctgttcatcttcttcgTTTTCCTGGATCTGGCCTCGCTATCTTGCGCCGCTAGGCAGCCACCAACTTCCAGTCAGAATCTTAAAGTTCATAAACACTTAAAACGCCTCAACAAACCCCCAGTCAAAACCATTCAg AGCCCAGATGGGGATACCATCGATTGTGTACCCATCTCTCATCAGCCAGCTTTTGATCATCCATTCCTCAAAGACCACAAAATCCAG ATGAGACCCAACTATCATCCAGAAGGGCTTTATGATGAGAACAAAATGAACACCGAGTCAAAACAAAGAGAGAACCCAATTCATCAGTTGTGGCACGTGAATGGCATGTGCGATGAAGGCACAATACCCATAAGAAGAACAAAAGAAGACGATGTTATGAGAGCGAGTTCTGTTAAAAGATATGGGAAGAAACAGCATAAAAGCATCCCAAAGCCTCGAAATCTCCCTAAATCCGCAGATCTTGGTCTTGATAACGAAAGTGGTCATCAG CATGCAATAGCTTATGTGGAAGGGGACAAATATTATGGAGCAAAAGCAACAATGAACGTTTGGGAACCAAAAATACAACAATCAAATGAATTCAGTTTGTCACAAATTTGGATTTTAGGTGGCTCTTTTGGTCAAGATCTTAACAGCATTGAAGCAGGATGGCag GTAAGTCCAGATCTTTATGGAGATAACAACACAAGACTATTCACATACTGGACT AGTGATGCATATCAAGCTACTGGTTGCTACAATTTATTATGCTCAGGCTTTATTCAAATCAACAGTAACATAGCAATGGGTGCAAGCATATCTCCTGTTTCTGGATTTAGAAATTCACAATATGATATTAGCATCCTTGTATGGAAG GATCAAAAGGAGGGAAATTGGTGGATGCAATTTGGGAATGGATACGTGTTAGGGTATTGGCCATCGTTCTTGTTCTCATATTTAGCAGACAGTGCTTCCATGATTGAATGGGGTGGTGAAGTGGTCAACTCAGAGCCAAACGGGCACCACACATCAACACAAATGGGCAGCGGGCGGTTTCCCGAAGAAGGGTTTGGGAAATCGAGTTATTTCAGAAACATTCAAGTTGTTGATAAAGAAAATAATCTCAAAACTCCTAAAAATCTTGGCACATTCACCGAACAATCTAATTGTTATGATGTTCAAACGGGAAGTAATAGTGATTGGGGTCACTACTTTTACTATGGAGGTCCTGGTAAAAACCCAAATTGCCCTTGA